A portion of the Colias croceus chromosome 25, ilColCroc2.1 genome contains these proteins:
- the LOC123703256 gene encoding uncharacterized protein LOC123703256 isoform X1 has protein sequence MIFYMCILLIICGVESSKSVKGLYCQDPDTKKLYPVNATWPSESFCGNYTCKLRKINHTQTEYMPIKKINITDDIILSELNDMSTSPSQKNFVKTTLHEDKRPIFQPNSLQNKNDIKGTSRADDNDDRYLTEEEIKTITDILHTVKKSDLEAIVEIYNLAQDIYKDSDGGTSEKKNQKSTEVYKEVESNKNSNYKSYFYKPLHQIHMDENSTGKTKKVTLPLPTANYRQPFTYFTPPFTDKDFGKLPYYYPMSHFHRTASNAYSRPYTTPVVPTTRPCTRKPPSKLLQLPWYDRTIIRPYVKPQRLASPRPMLLPYPFSYVHNYNYNTYPPSYYYHNYPWAQLNSYNKKGYYPYFGYVAKTPIVDIDSENKKDKESVEDTKDIKSDDDLPEWQTEPLSANVLEEVKANVLQKSKLIKSSGKTVKLERVGKVIKIDELTREKRHVITDTTDNEEYEAYLASTICQPSTEPGFFQVGNLSAPFPACCPKKI, from the exons gacTCTATTGCCAAGACCCAGATACGAAAAAATTATATCCAGTAAACGCGACATGGCCCTCAGAATCATTTTGTGGAAACTACACGTgcaaattaagaaaaataaatcatacacAAACAGAATACATGcctataaagaaaataaatataacagatGATATTATCTTAAGTGAGCTCAATGACATGAGTACAAGTCCTAGTCAAAAGAACTTTGTAAAAACGACTTTGCACGAAGACAAACGACCAATTTTTCAACCAAATTCTCTTCAAAACAAAAACGATATCAAAGGAACTTCTAGAGCagatgataatgatgatagATACTTAACTGAAGAGGAAATAAAAACTATCACAGACATACTACATACAGTAAAGAAAAGTGATTTAGAAGCTATAGTAGAAATATATAACTTGGCACAGGATATTTATAAGGATTCTGATGGAGGTACATCCGAAAAGAAGAATCAAAAGAGCACTGAAGTATATAAAGAAGTCGAGTCAAacaaaaatagtaattataagtcatatttttataagcctCTGCATCAAATTCACATGGACGAAAATTCAACTGGCAAGACAAAAAAAGTGACGCTACCACTTCCAACTGCAAATTATCGGCAACCGTTCACATATTTCACTCCACCCTTCACTGACAAAGATTTTGGAAAACTGCCATATTATTATCCAATGTCACATTTTCATAGAACTGCATCCAATGCGTATAGCAGACCATACACCACACCTGTGGTACCAACAACGCGACCCTGTACTAGAAAACCACCATCTAAATTGCTACAATTACCATGGTATGATCGGACTATAATTCGACCTTACGTAAAACCACAACGCTTAGCTTCTCCACGTCCAATGCTGCTCCCATATCCATTCTCATACGTTCATAACTATAATTACAACACGTATCCTCCCAGTTATTACTATCACAATTACCCCTGGGCACAATTAAATAGTTACAATAAAAAAGGTTACTACCCTTACTTTGGTTATGTAGCTAAAACACCCATAGTAGATATTGactctgaaaataaaaaagacaaagaAAGCGTTGAAGATACAAAAGATATCAAATCAGATGATGATTTACCGGAATGGCAGACTGAACCACTCTCTGCTAATGTATTAGAAGAAGTTAAAGCTAATGTATtacaaaaatctaaattaatcAAATCATCGGGAAAGACTGTGAAATTAGAGAGAGTTggtaaagttattaaaattgatgaaTTGACGAGAGAAAAGAGACATGTGATAACTGATACAACGGACAATGAAGAGTATGAAGCTTATCTGGCTAGTACAAT ATGTCAACCAAGTACTGAACCAGGATTCTTCCAAGTCGGCAATCTTTCTGCACCGTTTCCTGCCTGTTGCCCCAAAAAAATCTGA
- the LOC123703256 gene encoding uncharacterized protein LOC123703256 isoform X2, whose amino-acid sequence MIFYMCILLIICGVESSKSVKGLYCQDPDTKKLYPVNATWPSESFCGNYTCKLRKINHTQTEYMPIKKINITDDIILSELNDMSTSPSQKNFVKTTLHEDKRPIFQPNSLQNKNDIKGTSRADDNDDRYLTEEEIKTITDILHTVKKSDLEAIVEIYNLAQDIYKDSDGGTSEKKNQKSTEVYKEVESNKNSNYKSYFYKPLHQIHMDENSTGKTKKVTLPLPTANYRQPFTYFTPPFTDKDFGKLPYYYPMSHFHRTASNAYSRPYTTPVVPTTRPCTRKPPSKLLQLPWYDRTIIRPYVKPQRLASPRPMLLPYPFSYVHNYNYNTYPPSYYYHNYPWAQLNSYNKKGYYPYFGYVAKTPIVDIDSENKKDKESVEDTKDIKSDDDLPEWQTEPLSANVLEEVKANVLQKSKLIKSSGKTVKLERVGKVIKIDELTREKRHVITDTTDNEEYEAYLASTM is encoded by the coding sequence gacTCTATTGCCAAGACCCAGATACGAAAAAATTATATCCAGTAAACGCGACATGGCCCTCAGAATCATTTTGTGGAAACTACACGTgcaaattaagaaaaataaatcatacacAAACAGAATACATGcctataaagaaaataaatataacagatGATATTATCTTAAGTGAGCTCAATGACATGAGTACAAGTCCTAGTCAAAAGAACTTTGTAAAAACGACTTTGCACGAAGACAAACGACCAATTTTTCAACCAAATTCTCTTCAAAACAAAAACGATATCAAAGGAACTTCTAGAGCagatgataatgatgatagATACTTAACTGAAGAGGAAATAAAAACTATCACAGACATACTACATACAGTAAAGAAAAGTGATTTAGAAGCTATAGTAGAAATATATAACTTGGCACAGGATATTTATAAGGATTCTGATGGAGGTACATCCGAAAAGAAGAATCAAAAGAGCACTGAAGTATATAAAGAAGTCGAGTCAAacaaaaatagtaattataagtcatatttttataagcctCTGCATCAAATTCACATGGACGAAAATTCAACTGGCAAGACAAAAAAAGTGACGCTACCACTTCCAACTGCAAATTATCGGCAACCGTTCACATATTTCACTCCACCCTTCACTGACAAAGATTTTGGAAAACTGCCATATTATTATCCAATGTCACATTTTCATAGAACTGCATCCAATGCGTATAGCAGACCATACACCACACCTGTGGTACCAACAACGCGACCCTGTACTAGAAAACCACCATCTAAATTGCTACAATTACCATGGTATGATCGGACTATAATTCGACCTTACGTAAAACCACAACGCTTAGCTTCTCCACGTCCAATGCTGCTCCCATATCCATTCTCATACGTTCATAACTATAATTACAACACGTATCCTCCCAGTTATTACTATCACAATTACCCCTGGGCACAATTAAATAGTTACAATAAAAAAGGTTACTACCCTTACTTTGGTTATGTAGCTAAAACACCCATAGTAGATATTGactctgaaaataaaaaagacaaagaAAGCGTTGAAGATACAAAAGATATCAAATCAGATGATGATTTACCGGAATGGCAGACTGAACCACTCTCTGCTAATGTATTAGAAGAAGTTAAAGCTAATGTATtacaaaaatctaaattaatcAAATCATCGGGAAAGACTGTGAAATTAGAGAGAGTTggtaaagttattaaaattgatgaaTTGACGAGAGAAAAGAGACATGTGATAACTGATACAACGGACAATGAAGAGTATGAAGCTTATCTGGCTAGTACAATGTAA